In candidate division KSB1 bacterium, the following proteins share a genomic window:
- a CDS encoding orotidine 5'-phosphate decarboxylase — protein sequence IVAADFDPTKKGGREGVYDSVLALAETLKDLPLWIKINAIRRDWGSDITGDLHKLKFSVFADLKLSDIQETMKHDAAFLVKSSPEMITLNCATSSRKALKEFGNTVAGITKVVVQKILESKTWLAW from the coding sequence TAATTGTGGCAGCAGATTTTGATCCCACTAAAAAGGGAGGAAGAGAGGGGGTTTATGATAGTGTGTTAGCTCTTGCAGAGACTCTTAAGGATCTTCCTCTTTGGATAAAGATAAATGCTATTCGTCGTGATTGGGGCTCTGACATTACCGGTGATTTGCACAAGCTAAAATTTTCTGTTTTTGCCGATCTTAAATTGTCAGATATACAGGAGACGATGAAGCACGATGCAGCCTTTCTCGTAAAATCCAGCCCAGAGATGATTACCCTTAATTGCGCAACCTCAAGCAGAAAAGCTCTGAAAGAGTTTGGTAACACGGTTGCAGGAATTACAAAAGTAGTTGTTCAAAAAATTCTTGAAAGCAAAACCTGGTTAGCCTGGTAG
- a CDS encoding carbon starvation protein A, translated as MKALYMMLMALACLVPAYVWYGRFLVKRLKVDPDRPTPAHTMTDGVDYVPAKAPVLLGHHFASIAGASPIVGPIFAAVFGWIPVFLWIIFGSIFIGGVHDFASIMASVRHKSKSIGEIIHQYIGDLGKKLFLIFAWATLILVIAVFTILVARTFSNVPESATASMLFLGLAVFFGVAIYKWNLPIGPASILGVLLLLGCIALGIIFPLKLSVTTWTIILLGYIFVASVTPVWVLLQPRDYLNSFLLYMLILGAGIGILVANPEVHLAPLTSFKTSIGFMFPLLFVTVACGAVSGFHSMVASGTTSKQLDKESDAKVVAYGGMLIEAMLAVVSLIAAAVLTTEMYQSYIGPGGGGPITLFAESVGKFISSLGIPLHIGVTFTALAVSAFALTSLDTATRLTRFCFQEFFEQLLL; from the coding sequence ATGAAAGCTCTATACATGATGCTGATGGCATTGGCTTGCCTGGTTCCCGCTTATGTATGGTATGGCCGGTTTTTAGTTAAACGGCTGAAAGTTGATCCGGATAGACCAACGCCTGCACATACTATGACAGATGGCGTCGATTATGTTCCTGCAAAAGCGCCGGTTCTTTTGGGGCACCATTTCGCCTCAATTGCAGGTGCAAGCCCTATTGTCGGACCTATTTTTGCTGCAGTATTCGGTTGGATCCCGGTTTTTTTATGGATTATTTTCGGTTCAATTTTTATTGGCGGTGTTCATGATTTTGCTTCGATCATGGCTTCAGTTCGTCATAAAAGTAAATCTATCGGTGAAATCATTCATCAATACATCGGCGATCTAGGTAAAAAACTATTCCTGATTTTTGCATGGGCCACTTTAATTTTGGTCATTGCTGTGTTCACGATTTTGGTAGCTAGAACATTCAGCAATGTGCCGGAATCTGCAACTGCATCAATGTTATTTCTTGGTTTGGCGGTTTTTTTCGGTGTTGCTATTTATAAGTGGAATTTACCCATTGGGCCGGCTTCAATTTTAGGTGTACTCTTGCTTTTGGGATGCATTGCCCTGGGGATCATTTTCCCTTTAAAATTATCCGTAACAACCTGGACGATAATCCTGTTAGGTTATATTTTTGTGGCGTCTGTAACACCTGTATGGGTTCTGCTCCAACCCAGGGACTATCTAAATTCCTTTTTATTATATATGTTGATTTTAGGAGCAGGTATTGGAATCCTAGTTGCGAATCCTGAAGTTCACCTGGCCCCGTTAACCTCTTTCAAAACAAGCATTGGCTTTATGTTTCCTTTACTTTTTGTAACGGTAGCTTGTGGCGCAGTATCGGGATTCCATTCCATGGTCGCTTCGGGGACAACATCGAAGCAATTAGATAAGGAATCTGATGCCAAGGTAGTTGCTTATGGAGGTATGTTAATTGAGGCTATGTTGGCAGTGGTCTCATTGATTGCGGCTGCAGTGTTAACAACGGAAATGTATCAAAGTTATATAGGTCCCGGCGGCGGCGGTCCTATAACATTATTCGCTGAGAGTGTCGGTAAATTTATTTCAAGCCTGGGTATTCCCCTTCATATTGGCGTCACTTTCACGGCACTCGCGGTATCTGCATTTGCTTTAACTTCGTTGGATACGGCTACCAGGCTAACCAGGTTTTGCTTTCAAGAATTTTTTGAACAACTACTTTTGTAA
- a CDS encoding type III pantothenate kinase, translating into MDDLLLTIDVGNTHTVLAVFKHKELIINWRLSTSVTRTEDESWIAVKMLCDSGRIPVENIIDVVITSVVPETTQVYARMVENYLHFSPIIISSDLDLGIQIHYNDPHAVGADRLCNAISGFEKYGGPLIIVDFGTATTFDVIAENGDYLGGVIAPGVETSAMDLWRRAAKLFEVELRFPEKILGTNTETSMQSGIMYGAVEMVNGLARRLSEELKSDKEVQVIATGGLASVILQKTKVIKQFEPNLTLDGMRIIYERLKSKPEI; encoded by the coding sequence ATGGATGATCTTTTACTAACAATTGATGTCGGGAATACACACACGGTTTTAGCGGTTTTTAAACATAAAGAATTAATTATTAATTGGCGGTTAAGTACATCCGTTACACGCACAGAGGATGAAAGCTGGATTGCGGTTAAAATGTTGTGTGACTCTGGCAGAATTCCGGTTGAAAATATCATTGATGTAGTTATCACATCGGTAGTCCCTGAAACGACACAAGTTTATGCCCGCATGGTGGAGAATTACCTGCATTTTTCACCGATCATTATCTCAAGCGATCTTGATTTAGGTATACAAATTCATTACAATGATCCTCATGCTGTTGGAGCGGATCGTCTTTGCAATGCAATCAGTGGTTTTGAAAAATATGGCGGACCGCTTATCATCGTAGATTTTGGCACTGCAACCACTTTTGACGTCATCGCAGAAAATGGCGATTATTTGGGAGGCGTAATCGCTCCCGGGGTTGAAACTTCCGCAATGGATTTATGGAGACGCGCGGCAAAATTATTTGAAGTTGAACTAAGGTTTCCTGAAAAAATTCTTGGTACAAACACCGAAACCAGTATGCAATCAGGCATTATGTATGGTGCGGTTGAAATGGTAAATGGCCTGGCCAGGAGATTGTCAGAAGAGCTTAAGTCAGATAAAGAAGTACAGGTCATTGCTACGGGCGGACTGGCCTCAGTGATTTTACAGAAAACAAAAGTGATTAAACAATTCGAGCCGAATCTGACTCTAGATGGTATGCGAATAATTTATGAGAGACTTAAGTCAAAACCTGAAATATAG
- a CDS encoding biotin--[acetyl-CoA-carboxylase] ligase gives MEKIHLNSKLQCIGKQIYQFDSVTSTNDILLKLIQESKTSDQNRIPEGTIVLAEEQTAGRGRFNRTWQSSKGKGLWLSIYLAPRFLELPKAFLVTFCAATAVAQVVKDLFQLSPQIKWPNDVLLKGSKFCGILTDTKSEKNLLAQAILGIGINVNQNQDEFNEEAGVNATSLRIEHGEDIDRMKLLQRIIEKLDANYTLLKLKKFKDMLEDWKKFATFLGQSVTLIDGRMKKVGIATDIDENGGLILNCNGKEQIFYNGSLVL, from the coding sequence ATGGAGAAAATCCACCTAAATTCAAAGCTCCAATGCATAGGGAAACAGATTTATCAATTCGATTCAGTCACTTCAACAAATGACATATTGCTAAAGTTAATTCAAGAATCAAAGACAAGTGATCAAAATAGAATACCAGAAGGCACAATCGTTCTTGCTGAAGAACAAACCGCCGGGCGTGGACGATTCAACAGAACTTGGCAGTCCTCAAAGGGTAAGGGACTGTGGTTATCAATCTATTTGGCGCCGAGATTCCTTGAGCTTCCAAAAGCTTTTTTGGTAACTTTTTGTGCAGCAACAGCAGTGGCCCAGGTTGTAAAAGATTTGTTTCAATTATCTCCTCAAATAAAATGGCCCAATGATGTTCTTTTAAAGGGTTCAAAATTTTGCGGGATCCTTACTGATACTAAATCTGAGAAGAATTTATTGGCCCAGGCAATACTTGGCATTGGCATCAATGTGAATCAGAATCAAGATGAATTTAATGAAGAAGCGGGTGTGAATGCCACTTCATTACGGATCGAACATGGCGAGGATATTGATAGAATGAAGTTATTACAAAGAATAATAGAAAAATTGGATGCTAATTATACACTGCTAAAATTGAAGAAATTTAAGGATATGTTGGAAGATTGGAAAAAATTTGCTACATTTTTAGGCCAGTCAGTTACATTAATCGATGGAAGGATGAAAAAAGTTGGTATTGCCACAGATATCGATGAAAATGGCGGACTTATATTGAATTGCAATGGAAAAGAACAAATCTTTTATAACGGTAGTTTGGTACTATAA
- a CDS encoding zinc ribbon domain-containing protein, whose translation MPIYEFRCQDCSKQISVLMRINDQPESFHCPSCNNTNLKKLLSRFASPKSEDARMESLADPSKWRGLDENDPKSMIDLMKKMGKEMGEEAGEEFDQMIEEAEEEAYKGNSSKGTDDNLYTPGELSG comes from the coding sequence ATGCCCATCTATGAATTTCGCTGTCAGGACTGCAGTAAACAAATTAGCGTCCTCATGAGGATCAACGATCAACCTGAGAGTTTTCATTGTCCGAGTTGTAATAACACAAACCTTAAAAAATTATTATCCAGGTTTGCTTCACCAAAATCAGAAGATGCTCGTATGGAAAGCCTTGCTGATCCCTCTAAATGGCGGGGTCTTGATGAGAATGATCCAAAATCTATGATAGATTTAATGAAAAAAATGGGTAAAGAAATGGGAGAAGAAGCAGGAGAAGAATTTGATCAAATGATTGAAGAAGCAGAAGAAGAAGCTTATAAAGGAAATTCATCAAAGGGAACTGATGATAATCTTTATACTCCCGGCGAGCTTTCGGGATAA
- the accC gene encoding acetyl-CoA carboxylase biotin carboxylase subunit: MFKKVLIANRGEIAVRIIRACHELGIEAVVIYSEPDRTSLHVQLAEEAYLVGKAQSSESYLKQDRILKIAKESGVDAIHPGYGFLAENAVFARSVEQAGIKFIGPKSKSIELMGDKTKARILAKELGVPTIPGTIEPIVDLEAANEIAKKLGFPVLLKAAAGGGGKGMRIVNEKSEFQSAFRGSQNEARSAFGDDRIYLEKYLVKPRHIEFQIIADSHGNTIHLLERECSIQRRHQKLVEESPCVGLTSELREKMGESAIELAKAANYENAGTIEFLVDAEWNYYFLEMNTRLQVEHPVTEAITGIDLVKEQLKIANGDKLEIIQKDVTANGHAIECRICSEDPRNNFMPSTGKIEYLFEPDGFGVRCDSGIYGGAQIYPYYDPLMAKLIVWGKTRNDAIDRMKRALKEYQVFGVDTCIPYFIELMDNEKFKMGEITTQFVEQENIMDLKDGDETIHFAGAVSSSLFHSTNQENGQRKMRSSTQRNMENWRRIGRLEGFSKP; this comes from the coding sequence ATGTTTAAAAAAGTTCTTATCGCTAACCGGGGAGAAATTGCAGTCCGAATTATCCGAGCATGTCATGAACTTGGAATAGAAGCCGTCGTGATTTATTCGGAACCAGATCGTACAAGCCTTCATGTTCAACTCGCAGAAGAAGCCTACTTAGTCGGAAAGGCACAGTCGTCAGAATCATATCTCAAACAAGATCGGATTTTAAAAATTGCAAAGGAGTCGGGTGTCGATGCCATACATCCCGGCTATGGGTTTTTGGCAGAAAATGCCGTATTTGCCAGAAGTGTTGAACAAGCAGGGATAAAGTTCATTGGTCCGAAATCAAAATCAATTGAGCTGATGGGTGACAAGACAAAGGCTCGTATTCTTGCAAAAGAGTTGGGGGTGCCAACTATTCCCGGAACAATTGAACCCATTGTGGATCTTGAAGCTGCAAATGAAATTGCAAAAAAACTTGGATTCCCGGTTTTGTTAAAAGCCGCAGCCGGAGGTGGCGGTAAAGGTATGCGGATTGTAAACGAAAAATCCGAATTTCAAAGCGCATTTCGAGGCTCGCAGAATGAAGCCCGTTCCGCATTTGGAGATGATCGAATTTACCTGGAAAAATATCTTGTAAAGCCTAGGCACATTGAGTTTCAAATAATTGCTGACAGCCATGGCAATACGATTCACTTGTTGGAAAGGGAATGTTCCATTCAGCGTCGACACCAGAAATTAGTGGAAGAGTCACCATGCGTAGGTTTAACTTCTGAATTGCGAGAAAAAATGGGTGAATCTGCAATCGAATTGGCAAAGGCTGCTAACTATGAAAATGCAGGTACCATTGAGTTCCTAGTCGATGCGGAGTGGAATTATTATTTTCTGGAAATGAATACCAGGCTTCAGGTTGAACACCCTGTAACGGAAGCAATAACGGGAATAGACCTGGTAAAAGAACAGTTAAAAATCGCGAATGGCGATAAGTTGGAAATTATTCAAAAAGATGTCACTGCGAATGGCCATGCCATCGAGTGTCGAATCTGTTCAGAGGATCCAAGGAATAATTTCATGCCATCAACCGGAAAAATAGAATATCTATTCGAGCCTGATGGATTTGGAGTTCGATGTGATTCCGGAATCTATGGCGGTGCTCAAATATACCCTTACTATGATCCTTTGATGGCAAAATTAATTGTCTGGGGGAAGACAAGAAATGATGCAATTGACCGGATGAAACGAGCATTAAAAGAATACCAGGTGTTTGGCGTTGATACTTGTATTCCTTATTTTATTGAACTAATGGATAACGAAAAATTCAAAATGGGTGAAATTACCACTCAGTTTGTCGAGCAAGAAAATATTATGGATTTAAAAGATGGTGATGAAACCATTCACTTTGCTGGTGCAGTTTCGTCATCCTTATTCCATTCAACCAATCAGGAAAATGGCCAGAGGAAGATGAGAAGTTCTACTCAAAGAAATATGGAAAATTGGAGAAGGATTGGTCGATTGGAGGGTTTTAGTAAACCATGA
- a CDS encoding STAS domain-containing protein gives MKLYKHQDNNIVLVQALETRVDSNLAPDFKKELLASIVQDSPNIIIDLQNVEYMDSSGLGALLFGHRQAVHNKGIFVIINLKQQVKKLIEIAQLTRVLNICESEKQAIRIIKKS, from the coding sequence ATGAAACTATATAAACATCAGGATAATAATATCGTTTTAGTCCAGGCTTTAGAAACAAGAGTTGATTCGAATCTTGCGCCTGATTTTAAAAAGGAGTTATTGGCTTCGATTGTCCAGGATTCACCCAATATCATTATTGATTTGCAGAATGTTGAATACATGGATAGTTCAGGTTTAGGCGCTCTGCTTTTTGGCCATCGGCAAGCCGTTCATAACAAAGGAATTTTTGTAATCATAAATCTAAAACAGCAGGTCAAAAAGTTAATTGAGATCGCACAATTAACTCGAGTTTTAAATATTTGTGAATCGGAAAAACAAGCCATCCGGATTATTAAAAAGAGTTAA
- a CDS encoding MATE family efflux transporter — protein sequence MPQITLSIEKSRLKKILGLSLPIVGGMLSQNLMSLIDTAMVGRLGNAALASVGIGNFIFLLLISFLLGISAGVQALVARRIGEGKAHLTGYDLNAGILISTIVGLVLALLGYMILPFLYSLVNQDPVVTEKGLAYLRPRIPTIILIGTNVSFRAYW from the coding sequence ATGCCTCAAATTACCCTGTCAATCGAAAAGTCACGTCTAAAAAAAATACTTGGTTTATCGTTACCTATTGTTGGGGGAATGCTTTCACAAAATCTAATGAGCCTCATCGACACTGCAATGGTAGGTCGGTTGGGCAACGCTGCTTTGGCGAGCGTGGGGATCGGTAACTTTATTTTCCTACTTTTGATTTCGTTTTTACTGGGCATCAGTGCTGGTGTGCAGGCGCTAGTAGCAAGGCGGATCGGGGAGGGAAAGGCTCATTTGACCGGGTACGATCTGAATGCCGGCATCCTTATATCTACCATTGTTGGTTTAGTGTTGGCTCTTTTAGGATATATGATCTTACCTTTTCTGTATTCCCTGGTGAATCAGGATCCTGTCGTGACTGAAAAAGGGCTTGCTTACCTGAGGCCCAGAATCCCTACAATAATCTTGATAGGAACCAATGTATCCTTCCGGGCATATTGG
- a CDS encoding type II toxin-antitoxin system RelB/DinJ family antitoxin, with the protein MARETTVTARINPALKNNVEEILSKLGISHSEVINILYSLISLRRGLPFDVKLPDDESSYVLQNPDLMSQIAESLKTYKAGKGYQPTQGELDEINRVSG; encoded by the coding sequence ATGGCAAGAGAAACAACGGTAACCGCCCGAATAAATCCAGCACTAAAAAACAACGTCGAAGAGATTTTAAGTAAATTAGGAATATCACATTCGGAGGTAATTAATATATTATACAGTCTAATCTCTTTGCGCAGAGGTTTGCCTTTCGACGTCAAGCTTCCTGACGATGAAAGTTCCTATGTGTTACAAAATCCTGATCTTATGAGTCAAATTGCAGAATCATTAAAAACCTACAAAGCAGGTAAAGGTTATCAGCCCACTCAAGGGGAATTGGATGAGATCAATCGTGTTTCAGGGTAG
- a CDS encoding type II toxin-antitoxin system VapC family toxin, with protein MVIENRLSSDEQVSISFMTVGELYYGAERSSNKIKNKNVVDEFLLSIDIIDTDLEILKKFGELKSNLYRNSALLPDADILIAATVLTKCTKLITGNSKHFNRIENLSLENWLV; from the coding sequence ATTGTAATAGAAAATAGACTAAGTAGCGATGAACAAGTCTCCATTTCTTTTATGACCGTTGGTGAATTATATTATGGTGCAGAAAGATCGAGTAATAAAATAAAGAACAAAAATGTTGTAGATGAATTTTTATTATCCATTGATATCATCGATACTGATTTAGAAATCCTAAAAAAGTTTGGGGAATTGAAATCTAATCTTTATAGAAATAGTGCCCTGCTTCCAGATGCGGATATTTTAATAGCCGCAACGGTTTTAACGAAATGCACGAAATTAATAACGGGTAACAGTAAACATTTCAATAGAATTGAGAACCTCAGTTTAGAAAACTGGTTAGTGTAA